The sequence below is a genomic window from Clostridium sp. BJN0001.
GTCTTCCTATTGATAAAAATGGAAAAGGAGAAAGCTCAAGTGAGTATTTTTCTAGTAGCATTGGAGGAGAAAATCTTTCATATGACAAGATAACAGGTGCTGCTATTTTAAAAGAAGATGGAGGATTTGCAAATTATATAATGTATGGCTTTGTTAATGGACAGGATGTAAATGAGAACTGGAAAAATTTCAAAGTCATAAAATGTTATTCTGAACATAGAAAATCTGAATCTAAAGAGTCATTTTTCTATGAAAAACCTTCAGCTATAAAAACCCAGCCTAAAGAGGAGATAAAAAAAGAAGAACCTGTAAGGAAAAAAGAAAATATTAATAAAGAGGAGCAAAAAGAAACAAAGATAAAACCTAATGTTTTAGATTCTGACAAAATATCAAATGAAGTCAGAGAAGAAGCTCCAAAAGAAGAAATTATTAAAAAAGAAACTCCAAAAGAAGAACAAATTTCTGAGAAACCTTTAGAGACAGTAATATCCACTACAGATACACGATGCAAAGACAAGAAGAAAAAAGATAACTCTGTGGATATTGAAAAACATATTAGAGAAGAACTCTCTAAAATAGAGGAAACTGCCAATATAAGTGTATGTGTAAATGAAAAAGGCAATTTCGTTATTTATGCTATGGTTAAAAATAAGGACAATGGTAAAATAAAGAAATGCGTTAAAGAAATAAGTTCAAAAGAAAAAAAGATGATGAGTAAAAGACTCAATGAAAATTTAAATCTCGATCTTGATGATTTTGATGACTATGAAAGAAGTATAGTTTCTCCTGAACCTGAAGACGATGAGAGAAAATATGATAAGTTTAATATATGTGGGAAAGACGGGAATTTTTTTGAGTCAATAGCAGAACTTTTCACAAAATCAGACTGTAAATTTAAAGATATAAATTATTGCAAATGGTATAAAGTTGATGTTAATAAGTTAGAAGACTTATATGATAAAAACAATAAAGATAAATATGTACTTGCATATTATCCTATGATAAATTATTATCCTTATATTGAAAAATATAAGCATTTTTTATTAGGACTTAAATGTGATGATGATGGAGAACTAAAATATATACTTTATGCTATTCCTGGATGCAAAGATAAGAGTGATCAGCCATATGATGGCAAAACAGGGTTTGTAACATGGACAGAGAACATGAGAAATCAAGGATATTGGATTATGTTTTATGATTATAAAACTTGTAATATAGTAGTTCCAATTAAGTAATATACATGAATAAAAAACAGCTTATAGTTACAACTGTTTTATTAATGTTAATGTTTACTCTGTCGGTTGTCCAGGTCTTTTTTAATAAAAGTTTTAAAGAAGCTGCACTTATAAGCAATGGGATTACATGTTTTAAGCAGTATACTTTTGATGAGGGAAAGCATTTTATTTCATTGCCTTTAGAATGGGAAACTTACGATAAAACAGAATCTTCAAAGTACTCCTTATATAAAATGAATTTTAAGGATGATTGTACAAGTATAACAGGTTCTGTTGAGCTTATAGAAAGCGTAGAAAATTTAAATTCATTTTCTGAAAATGATACATCTAATCAGACTCTTAATTATTATGATGTTCAGATACTTCCATTTGAAAATGAAAGCAATTCAGGAGTCATCTCTGAATACAAGACAAGCATAGAAGACGGATATGATTTTACGAATGAAAGTTATTATGTTTCTGTCGAGGATGGCAAAATATTAAAAGTCATTTTTAATGTTAAAGAATCATCTTATAGAGAAAATTTAAAATCAATTTTTAGTGCAATAATTGAAACTGCAAAGTAGTAAATAAAGTTTGCTAATATAAAGCATAAGTATTATAATTTATGGTATATAGGAGGAGCATAGGCTTCTCCTTAATGCTTAAAATGTGGGGGAAAGATGAAAACTGATTTATTTGATATATTTGGTATACATATAAGAGGTTATGGAACTATGATTGCAATAGGAATCATAGTAGCTTCAATTATATTTATAAGTAAAGGAAAAAAGAAAAATTATGATGAAAATAGTCTTCTTAACATAATAATTATTACAGTCATATTTGGGATGATTGGAGCAAAACTTTTATTTATAATTACAGAAATTAAGGATATAATTAAAAATCCATCTATTCTTCTTAATATAGGAAATGGATTTGTTGTATATGGAGGAATAATCGGAGGAATATTCGGAATTTATATTTATTGCAGAAGAAAATCATGGAATATTTTTGAAATACTTGATATGATAGCAGCTCCACTTGCTATAGCTCAGGGCTTTGGAAGAATAGGATGCTTTCTTGCAGGATGTTGCTATGGAAAAGTTACAACATCACAGTTTGGAGTTGTATTTCCTCAGAATTCTCTAGCTTATCCACCTGGTATTCCACTTATTCCTACACAATTATACTCATCTGCGTTTGATTTTAGTTTAGGTATTTTTCTTATGCTCTTTTCTAGAAGAAAAAAGAATAATGGAAAAGTATTAAGTATGTATTTAATTCTATACAGCATAGGAAGATTTATTATTGAAATATTTAGAGATGATATGCGTGGAAATATAGGATTTTTATCAACATCACAATTTATTGCTATAATTACGCTTATAGCTGGAGCTATTCTATTCAAACTAAGTACTAATAATATTTTTAAGGGAGAGATGAAGAACGTTGAAAAGGAAAATTAGCTTTTTAATAGCAGTAGTATTGAGCTTTTCTTTAACATGTTCTGGATGTAGCATTTCTGATAATATAGGAGTTAAGCTTGGTCTTATTAATAATCAGTTTGATTACATGAAGCAGAATAAGGTGGATGAAATAGTAATACAAAACGTAAGGGATACTGGCTTTAGATTTATAGTAACTGATACAAAAGCTATAGATGATATATATAGACTTCTTAAAGACGGCAAGCAGGTTGATAAGAAATCAGAGTATGATCCTGATTATATTTTTGAAGTTCATATAGGAGACGAAATTAGAAAGTATAATTATGTTGTTGGCGTTAAAAAAGAAGGAAATTTCTATGATGATGATACAGTTTTTAACGTTTCTAATAATTTAGATGATATAATACTTCAAAATTTATCATTTATAAGAAAACCTAGAAATTTTGAAACAGTATATTACGAGACAATATTAAATGTTCTTGATAAAAAGAAAGATCAAATTAGCGATTTGAAAATAGGAGTAAATTTATCAGCAGATGCTGATTGCTTAAAATACGTATTCTCAAAAAATTTAGAAGAATTTAAAAAACAATTATCTAAGCAGGGATATAATGTATCTATTATAGATGATAATTCTTCAGATTTTGATATTGTTTTAAGTACAAGAAACAGAGGGTATAATAGCAAAATATTTAAAACTGCTATTACTATAAATAATAAAAAAGACAGTTCTTCTAGTATATATTATGTATCAGCAGAATATGATTATCAAAAATGGAATATTAAAGTAAGCGATCCAGATAAGATGCCGGAAGATTGGTAAAAAAATTATAAACAAGAGGAGGATTAATTCATGTCAAGTTGTGATAATTGTCCAAGTAAAGATAAATGTTCAACAAAAGGTGATGGATGTGAAACACAGATACCTAAGGTTGGATCTGAATTTGGAAAAATAAAAAATATTATTGGTATAGTAAGTGGTAAAGGTGGAGTAGGAAAATCTACTGTAACTGGAATAATAGCTACAATTTTAGCTAGCAAGGGATATAAGGTTGGAGTTCTTGATGCAGATATTACAGGACCTTCTATGCCTAGATTCTTTGGAATCAATGAAGAAAGAGGAAAGATAATACCTCTTGATAATGATAAAGTAAAATTTGAACCAGTTGTAACATCAACAGGAATAAAAGTTATTTCAATGAATCTTCTTACACCTGTTGAAGAAGAACCTGTAATATGGAGAGGACCTGTAATAACAGGAGTAGTAAAACAGTTATTTACACAGACACACTGGGGAGAACTAGATTTTCTACTTATTGATATGCCTCCAGGCACAGGAGATACTGCACTTACAGTTATGCAGGAATTCCCTATAAAAGATATTATAATTGTTTCTACACCTCAAGATATGGTATCTATGATAGTTAAAAAAGTAGTAATTATGGCTCAGAAGCTTAAGCTTAATATTAAAGGTGTAGTAGAAAATATGGCTTATATAAGATGTCCCGAATGTGATACTAAAGTAAGAGTATTTAGTAAAAAGTCATCTGATGAAAATGCGGCTTATCTTGGAATTCCATTAATAGGTGAACTTCCTATAAATGTTGAACTTACACAAGCTTTAGAAGATAAAGTAGCAGAACAGTATATACTTAGTAATGATATTTACTCAATGATATTTGGAGGGCTTTACTAGATTATAGATTTCTTTTAATGAATAAAAAATATTTCTTGGGAAATAATATTTTATTGTACAGAATATTATGCGAAAAGAAAGGATGAATATTCATGAAAGTTCAAGTAAATAAAGATGAGTGTGTTGCATGTGGATTATGTCCATCAATATGTAGTGAATGTTTTGAAATTGAGGACGATGGTAAGGCTGGATGTATATTAGACGATGTACCTTCAGAATACGAAGATCAAGTAAAAGAAGCAAAAGAATCTTGTCCAGTTGCAGCAATAAGTGTTGAAGAATAAAAAAGCGGCTATATGCCGCTTTTTTTATTCCTATTTATTTTGAATTGTTTATGATTCTATCTATCGGAAGGACTGACATTATTACAAGACATATAATTCCTTCAACAGCCATAAATGGACCATTAACAAAAAGTGAGTAAATAGCAGGTGACATCCCTTCAGGAGCAAATGATCCAAAGAATGCAACGCCTGAAATAAAGTGACATATAAATCTTAATACGATTGCGAGCGTTCCACCTACCCATCTATATTTTTTAAGTCTAAAGAATCCTGCAATCCCAAGTG
It includes:
- a CDS encoding prolipoprotein diacylglyceryl transferase, with protein sequence MKTDLFDIFGIHIRGYGTMIAIGIIVASIIFISKGKKKNYDENSLLNIIIITVIFGMIGAKLLFIITEIKDIIKNPSILLNIGNGFVVYGGIIGGIFGIYIYCRRKSWNIFEILDMIAAPLAIAQGFGRIGCFLAGCCYGKVTTSQFGVVFPQNSLAYPPGIPLIPTQLYSSAFDFSLGIFLMLFSRRKKNNGKVLSMYLILYSIGRFIIEIFRDDMRGNIGFLSTSQFIAIITLIAGAILFKLSTNNIFKGEMKNVEKEN
- a CDS encoding Mrp/NBP35 family ATP-binding protein, with product MSSCDNCPSKDKCSTKGDGCETQIPKVGSEFGKIKNIIGIVSGKGGVGKSTVTGIIATILASKGYKVGVLDADITGPSMPRFFGINEERGKIIPLDNDKVKFEPVVTSTGIKVISMNLLTPVEEEPVIWRGPVITGVVKQLFTQTHWGELDFLLIDMPPGTGDTALTVMQEFPIKDIIIVSTPQDMVSMIVKKVVIMAQKLKLNIKGVVENMAYIRCPECDTKVRVFSKKSSDENAAYLGIPLIGELPINVELTQALEDKVAEQYILSNDIYSMIFGGLY
- a CDS encoding ferredoxin gives rise to the protein MKVQVNKDECVACGLCPSICSECFEIEDDGKAGCILDDVPSEYEDQVKEAKESCPVAAISVEE